Proteins from a single region of Electrophorus electricus isolate fEleEle1 chromosome 5, fEleEle1.pri, whole genome shotgun sequence:
- the pbx2 gene encoding pre-B-cell leukemia transcription factor 2 isoform X1 yields the protein MLQQQPITGNGPNSGRGIGLNAHPGMHPLNSVHPPTQHRPDGDSGLEGTENGHENRRDIGDILQQIMTITDQSLDEAQAKKHALNCHRMKPALFSVLCEIKEKTGLSMRNTQEEEPPDPQLVRLDNMLLAEGVAGPEKGGGAAAAVSAATSSGGMSPDSSLEHSDYKQKLSQIRTIYHTELEKYEQACAEFTTHVMNLLREQSRTRPVSPREIERMVAIIHRKFSSIQTQLKQSTCEAVMILRSRFLDARRKRRNFSKQATEVLNEYFYSHLSNPYPSEEAKEELAKQCGITVSQVSNWFGNKRIRYKKNISKFQEEANIYAMKTAMGATQREGSPHTPNSTGSADLFLGAPPVNGEQPGYHMGAQDSVSQSRFADRLYSPRESRTNGTWQEQNTPPSPPGSEHSDNSD from the exons ATGTTGCAGCAGCAGCCTATTACAGGCAATGGGCCCAACTCAGGCCGGGGGATCGGGTTGAACGCTCACCCCGGAATGCATCCCCTAAACTCCGTTCATCCACCAACACAACACCGCCCCGATGGCGATTCGGGCCTCGAAGGGACAGAAAATGGTCACGAAAACCGGAGAGACATTGGGGATATCTTGCAACAAATCATGACCATTACTGACCAAAGTTTGGACGAAGCTCAAGCAAA aaaacatgccCTGAACTGTCATCGGATGAAACCGGCTCTGTTCAGCGTGCTTTGTGAAATCAAAGAGAAAACCG GTCTGTCTATGCGAAACacccaggaggaggagccacCAGACCCTCAGCTTGTGCGACTGGACAACATGCTCCTGGCTGAAGGCGTGGCCGGCCCCGAGAAAGGAGGCGGTGCCGCCGCAGCCGTCTCTGCGGCGACCAGCTCGGGGGGTATGTCGCCAGACAGCTCCCTGGAGCACTCCGACTACAAACAGAAGCTGAGCCAGATCCGCACGATCTACcacactgagctggagaaatATGAGCAG GCCTGTGCTGAGTTTACAACTCACGTGATGAACCTTCTTCGTGAGCAGTCTCGCACGCGGCCTGTGTCCCCGCGTGAGATTGAACGCATGGTGGCCATCATCCACCGCAAGTTCAGCTCCATCCAGACGCAGCTCAAGCAGAGCACGTGCGAGGCCGTCATGATCCTCCGCTCCCGATTCCTGGATGCCCG GCGTAAGAGACGTAACTTCAGCAAGCAGGCCACTGAGGTCCTGAACGAGTACTTCTACTCTCATCTGTCCAACCCCTACCCCAGCGAGGAGGCTAAAGAGGAGCTGGCCAAGCAGTGCGGCATCACCGTGTCTCAG GTGTCCAACTGGTTTGGCAATAAAAGGATCCGCTACAAAAAGAACATCAGCAAGTTTCAGGAAGAGGCTAACATTTACGCCATGAAGACAGCCATGGGGGCAACTCAGAGAGAAGGTTCTCCCCACACTCCCAACTCCACCG GGTCAGCTGATCTCTTCCTTGGAGCTCCTCCAGTGAATGGAGAACAACCTGGCTACCACATGGGGGCTCAG GACTCAGTCTCTCAGTCCCGCTTTGCAGACAGACTCTATAGTCCCAGAGAGAGCCGG ACTAACGGGACCTGGCAGGAACAGAACACGCCTCCCTCTCCACCTGGAAGTGAGCATTCCGACAACTCTGACTGA
- the pbx2 gene encoding pre-B-cell leukemia transcription factor 2 isoform X2, protein MLQQQPITGNGPNSGRGIGLNAHPGMHPLNSVHPPTQHRPDGDSGLEGTENGHENRRDIGDILQQIMTITDQSLDEAQAKKHALNCHRMKPALFSVLCEIKEKTGLSMRNTQEEEPPDPQLVRLDNMLLAEGVAGPEKGGGAAAAVSAATSSGGMSPDSSLEHSDYKQKLSQIRTIYHTELEKYEQACAEFTTHVMNLLREQSRTRPVSPREIERMVAIIHRKFSSIQTQLKQSTCEAVMILRSRFLDARRKRRNFSKQATEVLNEYFYSHLSNPYPSEEAKEELAKQCGITVSQVSNWFGNKRIRYKKNISKFQEEANIYAMKTAMGATQREGSPHTPNSTGSADLFLGAPPVNGEQPGYHMGAQTNGTWQEQNTPPSPPGSEHSDNSD, encoded by the exons ATGTTGCAGCAGCAGCCTATTACAGGCAATGGGCCCAACTCAGGCCGGGGGATCGGGTTGAACGCTCACCCCGGAATGCATCCCCTAAACTCCGTTCATCCACCAACACAACACCGCCCCGATGGCGATTCGGGCCTCGAAGGGACAGAAAATGGTCACGAAAACCGGAGAGACATTGGGGATATCTTGCAACAAATCATGACCATTACTGACCAAAGTTTGGACGAAGCTCAAGCAAA aaaacatgccCTGAACTGTCATCGGATGAAACCGGCTCTGTTCAGCGTGCTTTGTGAAATCAAAGAGAAAACCG GTCTGTCTATGCGAAACacccaggaggaggagccacCAGACCCTCAGCTTGTGCGACTGGACAACATGCTCCTGGCTGAAGGCGTGGCCGGCCCCGAGAAAGGAGGCGGTGCCGCCGCAGCCGTCTCTGCGGCGACCAGCTCGGGGGGTATGTCGCCAGACAGCTCCCTGGAGCACTCCGACTACAAACAGAAGCTGAGCCAGATCCGCACGATCTACcacactgagctggagaaatATGAGCAG GCCTGTGCTGAGTTTACAACTCACGTGATGAACCTTCTTCGTGAGCAGTCTCGCACGCGGCCTGTGTCCCCGCGTGAGATTGAACGCATGGTGGCCATCATCCACCGCAAGTTCAGCTCCATCCAGACGCAGCTCAAGCAGAGCACGTGCGAGGCCGTCATGATCCTCCGCTCCCGATTCCTGGATGCCCG GCGTAAGAGACGTAACTTCAGCAAGCAGGCCACTGAGGTCCTGAACGAGTACTTCTACTCTCATCTGTCCAACCCCTACCCCAGCGAGGAGGCTAAAGAGGAGCTGGCCAAGCAGTGCGGCATCACCGTGTCTCAG GTGTCCAACTGGTTTGGCAATAAAAGGATCCGCTACAAAAAGAACATCAGCAAGTTTCAGGAAGAGGCTAACATTTACGCCATGAAGACAGCCATGGGGGCAACTCAGAGAGAAGGTTCTCCCCACACTCCCAACTCCACCG GGTCAGCTGATCTCTTCCTTGGAGCTCCTCCAGTGAATGGAGAACAACCTGGCTACCACATGGGGGCTCAG ACTAACGGGACCTGGCAGGAACAGAACACGCCTCCCTCTCCACCTGGAAGTGAGCATTCCGACAACTCTGACTGA
- the LOC113578805 gene encoding G-protein-signaling modulator 1, whose amino-acid sequence MDCTEVKGESPAEEQLEPLLILEEGDDPEAFTNRKQGVLRMRKAKEDIGGMEGSVEGIPDAEPDAGDGRSARRDAEVNEEELSRQQEEGPEDKATQERSLETVECWAGTLLEAAAVTSAQSEAGPAREKQEETHLQIDAAAEEEPPAPPHAQAPVQLRRRDQLKPEDPQQKAHRSSHDFPDTLYELLCALQEGRRLNDQRCSFQLQGRRRCHSEPATPRHSQKVVFSSVTSLQREEFFELVATSQGRRLDDQRAEFHSLPLVPRRRSSASKAKVRKGSCKTPAAPQTAPTPPHKEELYNMIVISQAQGRLEEQRSAAPGPMDDEDFFSLLLKVQGGRMDEQRTELPVALKY is encoded by the exons ATGGACTGcacagaggtcaaaggtgaaagCCCTGCTGAGGAGCAACTGGAGCCCCTTCTCATTCTTGAGGAGGGGGATGATCCGGAGGCATTCACAAACAGAAAGCAGGGAgtgctgaggatgaggaaggcCAAGGAAGACATCGGTGGGATGGAAGGGAGTGTGGAGGGCATCCCAGATGCTGAACCAGATGCAGGAGATGGTAGGAGTGCACGCCGGGATGCAGAAGTGAACGAGGAGGAGCTATCCAGGCAGCAGGAGGAAGGGCCGGAAGACAAAGCCACGCAGGAACGCTCCCTGGAAACTGTGGAGTGCTGGGCAGGAACATTGCTTGAGGCCGCAGCGGTGACATCAGCCCAAAGTGAAGCTGGGCCAGCACGTGAGAAGCAGGAGGAGACGCATCTGCAGATAGACGCGGCAGCTGAAGAAGAGCCGCCCGCTCCTCCTCACGCACAGGCGCCAGTGCAACTACGACGCCGAGACCAACTCAAGCCCGAAGACCCACAGCAGAAG GCTCACAGGTCATCCCACGACTTCCCTGACACACTGTATGAGCTGCTGTGCGCCCTGCAGGAGGGCCGGCGCCTCAACGACCAGCGCTGCTCCTTCCAGCTGCAGGGACGCAGGAGGTGCCACTCGGAGCCAGCCACCCCCCGCCACAGCCAGAAAG TGGTGTTCTCCTCCGTGACCTCTCTGCAGCGGGAGGAGTTCTTTGAGCTGGTGGCCACCTCCCAGGGCCGCCGGCTGGACGACCAGCGTGCCGAATTCCATAGTCTCCCCCTGGTGCCCAGACGCCGTTCCAGCGCCTCCAAGGCAAAGGTGAGGAAGGGCAGCTGCAAGACCCCGGCTGCTCCCCAGACGGCCCCCACTCCACCGCACAAGGAGGAGCTCTACAACATGATCGTCATCTCTCAG gcacaggggcGTTTGGAGGAGCAGCGTAGTGCAGCCCCTGGCCCCATGGATGATGAAGATTTTTTCTCCTTGTTGCTGAAGGTCCAGGGTGGGCGCATGGATGAGCAGAGAACAGAGCTCCCCGTAGCACTTAAGTATTGA